In Bacteroidota bacterium, the DNA window TTTTGGGGAAGAATACCTATTGAATCAGCAACATCATTTTTGTATTTTGTTAAGCAAAGTAGGGTTCAGGAATTATTGCACAATTTGAAATACAGAGGACAAAAACAAATTGGCTCGCAATTAGGTTATCTTTTTGGGAATGACCTTAAGCAAATTAATTTTTTTAAAACTGTTGATTTTATTATTCCCGTTCCTTTACATCCTCGAAAGCTTAAAAAACGGGGGTACAACCAAAGTGAATATATTGCTTACGGTCTATCACAATCTTTGGGAATAAAATTATCAACTGATAATTTAATAAGAGATCAATTTTCGAGCACACAAACAAAAAAAAGTAAATATCTGCGTTGGGAAAATGTTAAAAATATTTTTCAAGTAATTGATACAAAGCTTTTTGAAAACAAACATATACTTTTAATTGATGATGTAATAACAACAGGTTCTACAATAGAAGCATGCTTTCTTGCGTTAAACAAATGTGAAAATATAAAATTTAGTGTTGCAACTATTGCTTATTCTTCTGTGTAATAAAAATAGTAATTTTGATTTCTAATAAATTCTCTTTATTTTACAAATATCAACAGTTTTTAATGAAAAAAAAATCCTCGCTCAGAATAGTAAAACTTTTAACCTTATCCATATTATTATTATTTTTGTTTTTTTCCTGCCGTAAAGAAAATTTCATTGAAGACCCTTCAGCAAAATTAAAATTCAGTACTGATACTGTTCTTTTTGACACTGTATTTTTAACTTATGGCTCAGTAACAAAAAAATTTATGGTTTACAATGATCATAAAAAAAGTATAAAAATCGAAGATATAAGACTTGGACGTGGAGAAAATTCTCCTTACAGAATAAATATTGACGGAGAGCCTACAACAAAAATTACCGATTACACATTGCTTCCTAATGATAGCATCTATATTTTTGTTGACGTAACAATTAATCCTGATGACCCTGACCTTCTTTTTATTGAAAAAGATTCAATTACTTTTTTGACCAATGGAAATATGCAGGATATAAAACTTGTTGCATGGGGACAAGATGCTCATTTTTTTAGAGATTCAATGCTTACAGGAAATATTGTTTGGGAAAATGATAAGCCCTATGTTATTTCAAATCATATTGGAGTTGATGAAAATTCTGTGTTAAATATTAAAGAGGGAGTTGAAATTTATTCGGATACACGCTCGGCAATTTTTGTTTGGGGAACTTTAAATGTTGAAGGAAGCATTGACGAGCCTGTTTTATTTAGAGGCTTACGATTGGATGAATATTATGATGATATTCCGGGACAATGGTATGGTATTTATTTTATTCGAGAAAGCAAAGATAATTACATAAAAAATGCAAGTATCCGAAATGCAACAGTTGGGGTAAGAGTTGATTCCATGTCGATAAATTCAAATCCGAATCTTGTTCTTGAAAATGTAAGAATAGAAAATATGAGTTCCGTTGGAATACTTGGTTATTCAGCTCATATTATTGGCTATAACTGTTTGGTTGACAATTGTTGTCAATATTTGGTTTATGGAGATTACGGTGGAAAGTATGAATTCTATCACTCCACTTTCGCTCATAGCTCTTGTGTTTGCCTGAGTCAAACTGAAGCCTTGGCATTTTATAATACTGACAATAAGGAACTAAAAAACGACCTTGATCTTACTATTGTTAACTCAATAATCTGGGGGAGCAAAGAGGATGAAATTGATATGCAAACTACGGGTCAAGGAAATTTCAATGTTTTTATTGACCATACATTGATAAAAACCGATCAAAGTGATTTGAATATTAATGATAATATTTTAAATCAATCACCAAAATTTGTAAATGAGTGTAATTATAAATATTCATTAGATACTTTGTCAAATGCTAAAGATAAAGGAGCTCCACTAACATCTCTTCCTTTAGAAGTTTCAACTGATATTACAGGGAAATCTCGAAATGACGGTAATCCTGACCTTGGTGCATTTGAACGATAAATTGAATTGGAATTAATATTTTTGTTAAATTAAATTATAGTTTATTATGAAAAAAAAATTTGTATTTGTATTCGCATTTGCTTTGATATTATTGATGTCTTGCAATAATAATGAAGCAGTAAAATTATCTGATTTTGAAAAAACAACAATTTCTCATCGAAAAGTTTTGTTAAAAGAATTGGGACCTAAGTTTCTTGAGAATTTGAATAAAACACTCTACAAGGCTGCGTTGAAAGGTGAAATCACTGCTTACAAAAATGATAGCCTTACGGAAAGTAGCAAATTCACATTAGAAGAATTAGAAAAATTAGGTGGTTATGAAGAGGTAATCCAATATGCTCCAGACCCTGAATATCCCAATTATCTTATAGATTCTGTTATTTTTAATGATTTTCGCCTTTCAGATATTACCGGTCATGAAGTTTCGGAAATATGGGCTTATGATTCTGAAAAAAATATTTATTATGGTGAAATAAATGCTTTTGCACTTAGATT includes these proteins:
- a CDS encoding ComF family protein, producing the protein MKKVQLLNSFVSFFYPKLCAACKVVLNKNEENICLNCLATLPKTNFHLLPDNPIKKIFWGRIPIESATSFLYFVKQSRVQELLHNLKYRGQKQIGSQLGYLFGNDLKQINFFKTVDFIIPVPLHPRKLKKRGYNQSEYIAYGLSQSLGIKLSTDNLIRDQFSSTQTKKSKYLRWENVKNIFQVIDTKLFENKHILLIDDVITTGSTIEACFLALNKCENIKFSVATIAYSSV